The following proteins come from a genomic window of Canis lupus familiaris isolate Mischka breed German Shepherd chromosome 31, alternate assembly UU_Cfam_GSD_1.0, whole genome shotgun sequence:
- the KCNJ15 gene encoding ATP-sensitive inward rectifier potassium channel 15, which translates to MMDAIHISMSSAPLVKHTAGAGLKANRPRVMSKSGHSNVRIDKVDGIYLLYLQDLWTTVIDMKWRYKLTLFAATFVMTWFLFGVIYYAIAFIHGDLEPSEDVSNHTPCIMKVDSLTGAFLFSLESQTTIGYGVRSITEECPHAIFLLVAQLVITTLIEIFITGTFLAKIARPKKRAETIKFSHCAVITKQNGKLCLVIQVANMRKSLLIQCQLSGKLLQTHVTKEGERILLNQATVKFHVDSSSESPFLILPMTFYHVLDETSPLRDLTPQNLKEKEFELVVLLNATVESTSAVCQSRTSYIPEEIYWGFEFVPVVSLSKNGKYVADFSQFEQIRKSPDCTFYCADSEKQKLEEKYRQEDQRERELRTLLLQQSNV; encoded by the coding sequence ATGATGGATGCCATTCACATCAGCATGTCCAGTGCTCCCCTGGTGAAGCACACGGCAGGAGCTGGGCTCAAAGCTAACAGGCCCCGAGTCATGTCCAAGAGTGGGCACAGCAATGTGAGAATTGACAAAGTGGATGGCATATACTTACTCTACCTTCAAGACTTGTGGACAACTGTCATTGACATGAAGTGGAGATATAAGCTCACCCTGTTTGCCGCCACATTCGTGATGACCTGGTTCCTTTTTGGAGTGATCTACTATGCCATTGCTTTTATTCATGGGGATTTAGAACCAAGTGAGGATGTTTCAAATCACACCCCCTGCATCATGAAAGTAGACTCTCTCACTGGagcatttctgttttctctggaatCCCAGACTACCATTGGCTATGGAGTCCGCTCCATCACTGAGGAATGCCCTCATGCCATTTTTTTGTTGGTTGCTCAGCTGGTCATTACGACCCTGATTGAGATCTTCATCACGGGCACCTTTCTGGCCAAGATTGCCAGACCCAAAAAGCGGGCAGAGACCATCAAGTTCAGCCACTGTGCGGTCATTACCAAGCAGAATGGGAAGCTGTGTTTGGTGATCCAGGTGGCGAACATGAGGAAGAGCCTCCTGATTCAGTGCCAGCTCTCAGGCAAGCTCCTCCAGACCCATGTCACCAAGGAGGGGGAGCGGATTCTGCTCAACCAAGCCACTGTCAAATTCCATGTGGACTCCTCTTCTGAGAGCCCCTTCCTCATCTTGCCCATGACATTCTACCACGTATTGGATGAGACGAGCCCCCTGAGAGATCTCACACCCCAGAACCTGAAGGAGAAGGAGTTTGAACTCGTGGTCCTCCTCAACGCCACCGTGGAATCCACCAGCGCAGTCTGCCAGAGTCGCACATCTTATATCCCAGAAGAGATCTACTGGGGCTTCGAGTTTGTGCCTGtggtttctctctcaaaaaatggAAAGTATGTGGCTGATTTCAGCCAGTTTGAACAGATCCGGAAGAGCCCGGATTGCACCTTTTACTGCGCAGATTCTGAGAAGCAGAAACTGGAAGAGAAGTACAGGCAGGAggatcagagggaaagggaacTGAGAACTCTTCTGTTACAACAGAGCAATGTCTGA